A stretch of Eubalaena glacialis isolate mEubGla1 chromosome 10, mEubGla1.1.hap2.+ XY, whole genome shotgun sequence DNA encodes these proteins:
- the ADAMTS8 gene encoding A disintegrin and metalloproteinase with thrombospondin motifs 8, translated as MSKPGRKYKYEGLGSPLCASRGGEKAGAEDAHAAGAPVARLGGRAREQRPRQPEGSPGDRRRQAPTGHAAGPPPELLPAGPAAGPPAPARAGPASCIARAAAAAPMSRAAPRWPPLLLLLLPLLPPPPPPLARAAPARPGGGGPASALVVPTRLPGGAGELALHLSAFGRDFELRLAPDASFLAPEFKIERLGGSGGAAGREQQLRGCFFSGTVNGEPGSLAAVSLCRGLSGSFLLDGEEFTIQPQGAGGSLHRPHRLQRWGPGRAAAAAEAQPLPGAPEWEAEKGEGQRQEEEEEEEEEEEEEEEEEDEQGKEEEAEGASEPPPTLGATSRTKRFVSEARFVETLLVADASMAAFYGADLQNHVLTLMSVAAHIYKHPSIRNSINLMVVKVLIVEDERWGPEVSDNGGLTLRNFCSWQRRFNQPSDRHPEHFDTAILLTRQNFCGKEGLCDTLGVADIGTICDPSKSCSVIEDEGLQAAYTLAHELGHVLSMPHDDSKPCARLFGPLGKHHMMAPLFVHLNKTLPWSPCSAMYLTELLDGGHGDCLLDAPTSALPLPTGLPGRRALYELDQQCKQIFGLGFRHCPNTSAQDICAQLWCHMDGAEPLCHTKNGSLPWADGTPCGPGSLCLDGSCLPQEEVEKPKAVVDGGWSPWGPWGECSRTCGGGVQFSHRECEDPEPRNGGRYCLGRRAKYQSCHTEECPPDGKSFRGQQCEKYNAYNYTDVEGNLLQWVPKYAGVSPRDRCKLFCRARGRSEFKVFEAKVIDGTPCGPETLAICVRGQCVKAGCDHVVDSPRKLDKCGVCGGKGNSCRKVSGSLNPSSYGYSDIVTIPAGATNIDVKQRSHPGVQNDGNYLALKTADGQYLLNGNLAISAVEQDILVKGTILKYSGSITSLERLQSFWPLPEPLTVQLLTVPGEVFPPKVKYTFFVPNDVNFSIQSSKERATTNVIQPLLNAQWVLGDWSECSSSCGAGWQRRAVECRDPRGQASTTCDEALKPEDAKPCGSQPCAL; from the exons ATGTCAAAGCCGGGAAGGAAGTATAAATACGAAGGGCTCGGCAGCCCACTCTGTGCTTCCCggggtggggagaaggcaggGGCGGAGGACGCGCACGCGGCCGGGGCGCCAGTTGCTCGGCTGGGCGGGAGGGCGCGGGAGCAGCGGCCGCGCCAGCCGGAGGGGTCGCCCGGGGACCGCCGCCGCCAGGCGCCCACCGGCCACGCGGCCGGCCCGCCGCCCGAGCTCCTGCCCGCGGGGCCAGCGGCCGGGCCGCCAGCACCTGCCCGCGCCGGGCCCGCTTCCTGCATCGCCCGCGCCGCAGCCGCAGCCCCCATGTCCCGCGCCGCCCCCCGGTGGCCGccgctcctgctgctgctgctgccgctgctgccgccgccgccgccgccgctcgccCGCGCCGCCCcggccaggcctggaggcgggggGCCGGCCTCGGCGCTGGTGGTGCCCACGCGGTTGCCGGGCGGCGCGGGCGAGCTCGCGCTCCACCTGTCCGCCTTCGGCCGCGACTTCGAGCTGCGCCTGGCGCCCGACGCCAGCTTCCTGGCGCCCGAGTTCAAGATCGAGCGCCTCGGGGGCTCCGGCGGGGCGGCCGGGCGCGAGCAGCAGCTGCGCGGCTGCTTCTTCTCGGGCACGGTGAACGGGGAGCCCGGGTCGCTGGCCGCCGTCAGCCTGTGCCGCGGGCTGAGCGGCTCCTTCCTGCTGGACGGCGAGGAGTTCACCATCCAGCCTCAGGGCGCGGGGGGCTCCTTGCACCGGCCGCACCGCCTGCAGCGCTGGGGGCCCgggcgcgccgccgccgccgccgaagCCCAGCCCTTGCCCGGAGCGCCCGAGTGGGAGGCGGAGAAGGGAGAGGgtcagaggcaggaggaggaggaggaggaggaggaggaggaggaggaggaggaggaggaggaggacgagcaGGGCAAAGAAGAGGAGGCAGAAGGCGCCAGCGAGCCGCCGCCGACCCTGGGGGCCACGAGCAGGACCAAGCGGTTTGTGTCTGAGGCTCGCTTCGTGGAAACGCTGCTGGTGGCCGACGCGTCCATGGCTGCTTTCTACGGAGCCGACCTGCAG AACCACGTCCTGACGCTGATGTCTGTGGCGGCCCACATCTACAAGCACCCCAGCATCAGGAACTCCATCAACCTGATGGTGGTGAAGGTGCTGATCGTGGAGGATGAGAGATGGGGCCCCGAGGTGTCCGACAACGGCGGGCTGACGCTGCGCAACTTCTGCAGCTGGCAACGGCGCTTCAACCAGCCCAGCGACCGGCACCCCGAGCACTTCGACACGGCCATCCTGCTCACCAGACAG AACTTCTGCGGGAAGGAGGGCTTGTGCGACACCCTGGGCGTGGCGGACATTGGCACCATCTGTGACCCCAGCAAGAGCTGCTCCGTGATCGAGGACGAGGGCCTGCAGGCGGCCTACACTCTGGCCCACGAGCTCG GGCACGTCCTCAGCATGCCCCACGACGACTCCAAGCCCTGTGCTCGGCTCTTTGGACCCCTGGGCAAGCACCACATGATGGCGCCCCTCTTCGTCCACCTGAACAAGACGCTGCCCTGGTCCCCCTGCAGCGCCATGTACCTCACGGAGCTCCTGGACGGCGGGCATG GAGACTGTCTCCTGGACGCCCCTACCTcggccctgcctctgcccacaGGCCTCCCAGGCCGCAGGGCCCTCTACGAGCTGGACCAACAGTGCAAGCAGATCTTTGGGCTGGGCTTCCGCCACTGCCCCAACACCTCTGCTCAGGACATCTGTGCCCAGCTCTGGTGCCACATGGATGGCGCCGAGCCCCTTTGCCACACGAAGAACGGCAGCCTGCCCTGGGCGGACGGGACGCCTTGCGGGCCCGGGAGCCTCTGCTTGGATGGCAGCTGCCTGCCTCAGGAGGAAGTAGAGAAGCCCAAG GCCGTGGTGGATGGAGGCTGGTCCCCGTGGGGACCCTGGGGAGAATGTTCACGGACCTGCGGAGGAGGAGTACAGTTTTCACACCGCGAGTGCGAGGACCCCGAGCCTCGGAACGGAGGGAGATACTGCCTGGGTCGGAGAGCCAAGTACCAGTCGTGCCACACGGAGGAGTGCCCCCCTGATG GGAAGAGCTTCAGGGGGCAGCAATGTGAGAAGTACAACGCCTACAATTACACGGACGTGGAGGGGAACCTGCTGCAGTGGGTCCCCAAGTACGCAGGGGTGTCCCCCCGGGACCGCTGCAAGCTCTTCTGCCGAGCCCGGGGGCGGAGTGAGTTCAAAGTGTTCGAAGCCAAG GTGATCGACGGCACCCCGTGCGGGCCCGAGACTCTGGCCATCTGTGTCCGTGGCCAGTGTGTCAAGGCTGGCTGTGACCACGTGGTGGACTCGCCTAGGAAGCTGGACAAATGCGGCGTGTGCGGCGGCAAAGGCAACTCGTGCAGGAAGGTGTCTGGTTCCCTCAACCCCTCCAG TTATGGCTACAGTGACATCGTCACCATCCCAGCTGGCGCCACTAACATTGACGTGAAACAGCGGAGCCACCCAGGGGTCCAGAACGACGGCAACTACCTGGCCTTGAAGACCGCCGACGGGCAGTACCTGCTCAATGGAAACCTGGCCATCTCCGCCGTAGAACAGGACATCCTGGTGAAGGGCACCATCCTCAAGTACAGCGGTTCCATCACCTCCCTGGAGCGGCTGCAGAGCTTCTGGCCCCTGCCTGAGCCCCTGACCGTGCAACTCCTGACAGTCCCTGGGGAGGTCTTTCCCCCCAAAGTCAAATATACCTTCTTTGTCCCGAATGACGTGAACTTCAGCATACAGAGCAGCAAAGAGAGAGCAACGACCAACGTCATCCAGCCCCTGCTCAACGCGCAGTGGGTCCTGGGAGACTGGTCTGAGTGCTCCAGCAGCTGCGGGGCCGGCTGGCAGCGGCGGGCGGTGGAGTGCCGCGACCCCAGAGGCCAGGCCTCCACCACCTGCGACGAGGCTCTGAAGCCTGAGGATGCCAAGCCGTGCGGAAGCCAGCCGTGCGCCCTGTGA